The following coding sequences lie in one Stenotrophomonas rhizophila genomic window:
- a CDS encoding CheR family methyltransferase, translating into MSTPSAPATTAQNGREFEFADRDFRRVCDLIYQRVGISLAPAKRDMVYGRLSRRLRALGLRNFHDYLDQLERDGGDEWQAFTNALTTNLTAFFREPHHFEKLDTELRARSGHGTLQLWSCAASTGEEPYSMAITACEAFGTLKPPVRILATDVDTQVLATASRGVYAIDRVSGLDPAIKKRYFQRGSGPNEGSCRVNPALRDLIDFRPLNLLSSRYDVGGPFDALFCRNVMIYFDKPTQRGILSRLIQHMGDDGLLYTGHSENYLHAADLIQPCGRTLYKRAPGAPV; encoded by the coding sequence TCGTGATTTCCGCCGCGTCTGCGACCTGATCTACCAGCGTGTCGGCATCTCGCTGGCACCGGCCAAGCGCGACATGGTCTACGGCCGCCTGTCGCGGCGCCTGCGGGCGCTGGGCCTGCGCAACTTCCACGACTACCTGGATCAGCTCGAACGCGACGGTGGCGACGAATGGCAGGCGTTCACCAACGCACTGACCACCAACCTCACCGCGTTCTTCCGCGAACCGCACCACTTCGAAAAGCTCGACACCGAACTGCGCGCGCGGTCCGGCCACGGCACCCTGCAGCTGTGGTCGTGCGCGGCCTCCACCGGCGAGGAGCCTTACTCCATGGCCATCACCGCCTGCGAAGCCTTCGGCACGCTCAAGCCGCCGGTACGGATCCTCGCCACCGACGTGGACACCCAGGTCCTGGCCACCGCCAGCCGCGGTGTGTACGCCATCGACCGGGTGTCCGGACTCGACCCGGCGATCAAGAAGCGCTATTTCCAGCGCGGCAGCGGTCCCAACGAAGGCAGCTGCCGGGTCAACCCGGCCCTGCGCGACCTGATCGACTTCCGCCCGCTCAACCTGCTCAGCAGCCGCTACGACGTCGGCGGCCCGTTCGATGCGTTGTTCTGCCGCAACGTGATGATCTATTTCGACAAGCCCACCCAGCGCGGCATCCTGTCGCGGCTGATCCAGCACATGGGCGATGACGGCTTGCTCTACACCGGCCACTCGGAGAACTACCTGCACGCCGCCGACCTGATCCAGCCGTGCGGGCGCACGTTGTACAAACGCGCCCCCGGAGCCCCGGTATGA
- the cheD gene encoding chemoreceptor glutamine deamidase CheD, translating to MNAVIRNDDVMRYFDSRFKVTAAKLLPTQYLVVDDDTALTTTLGSCVAACLRDPVLKIGGMNHFLLPEGNVGDGAPARYGSYAMELLINDLLKRGAHRKRLEAKVFGGANVLKGFTSNPVGTRNAEFVRQYLQAEHIPVLAEDLCGIHPRKVWFFADTGRVVVQRLPHAHEAEVAATESAVRARLSKAPVTGGVELFE from the coding sequence ATGAACGCCGTGATCCGCAATGACGATGTGATGCGCTACTTCGACAGCCGCTTCAAGGTAACGGCCGCCAAGTTGTTGCCCACCCAGTACCTGGTGGTGGACGACGACACCGCACTGACCACCACGCTAGGTTCGTGCGTGGCCGCCTGCCTGCGCGACCCGGTGCTGAAGATCGGCGGGATGAACCACTTCCTGCTGCCCGAGGGAAACGTCGGCGACGGCGCGCCCGCCCGCTATGGCAGCTATGCCATGGAACTGCTGATCAACGACCTGCTCAAGCGCGGCGCACACCGCAAGCGCCTGGAAGCCAAGGTCTTCGGCGGCGCCAACGTGTTGAAGGGCTTCACCAGCAACCCGGTGGGCACGCGTAACGCCGAGTTCGTGCGCCAGTACCTGCAGGCCGAGCACATCCCGGTGCTGGCCGAGGACCTGTGCGGCATCCATCCGCGCAAGGTGTGGTTCTTCGCCGATACCGGCCGGGTGGTCGTGCAGCGCCTGCCGCATGCCCATGAAGCCGAAGTGGCCGCCACCGAATCGGCCGTGCGCGCCCGCCTGTCCAAGGCCCCGGTCACCGGTGGCGTGGAGCTATTCGAATGA